One window of Medicago truncatula cultivar Jemalong A17 chromosome 2, MtrunA17r5.0-ANR, whole genome shotgun sequence genomic DNA carries:
- the LOC25487099 gene encoding probable disease resistance protein At4g27220 gives MKFNKESIEGRATQLRNRLTKEKSILVILDDIWGRLDLVEVGIPFGDDHKGCKLVVTSRDLNVLNCEMNIQKAFRIDVLHQEDSWKLFEKMAGLCEHLHTLTEARNQFFNLINDLRASSLLLERERGRVRMHDVVRDVAKSIASRFHPTYSMKKYSEVKQWPTIDQLQKFHQIILPWSYINELPEKLECPELRLLLLHNIGDNLKVSDEFFSGMRALTVLDLYGMMLTPSPAPSLSFLTNLQTLILAGCELEDISIVLELKSLEILSLERSVIIQLPEEIGQLSNLRMLNLTNCSRLRFIPANLISSLTCLEELYMGNCFIQWDVKRSKDESNNASLEELSNLSHLKTLDIMIQDSSVWPRDLHVFAKLERYNIFIGDMWKWSLEWAGGASESSRTLKLAESKSTSILSDYGFNLLLKSAEDLCLAQLQRARGVLYELNMEGFPQLMHLCIEDSSELECIVNSIGCFYPYPALPNLETLALQNLFNLEEICHGPIPIQSFSKLKFIQVVPNLRELILNGRDVTMLWNSQFNHRPIYTVKDLRLRCFHNESEIFPHSFLQRFINLEKLMVTCSSFTEIFSSGSFDLGHSETTMKLKKLVLVELHNLEFICGDNSDMQFAV, from the exons ATGAAATTTAACAAGGAAAGCATAGAAGGAAGAGCAACACAATTACGGAATAGGTTAACCAAGGAGAAGAGTATTCTTGTTATTCTGGATGACATTTGGGGTAGACTTGATTTGGTAGAAGTGGGGATTCCTTTTGGTGATGACCACAAAGGATGCAAGTTGGTGGTGACATCCAGAGATCTTAATGTGTTAAACTGTGAGATGAACATTCAGAAAGCATTTAGAATTGATGTTTTGCATCAGGAGGATAGTTGGAAATTGTTTGAGAAAATGGCAG GGTTATGCGAGCATCTTCACACATTGACAGAGGCACgaaatcaatttttcaacttAATAAATGACCTTAGGGCCTCTTCATTGTTGCTTGAACGTGAAAGAGGTCGAGTAAGAATGCATGATGTTGTACGTGATGTAGCTAAATCAATTGCATCTAGGTTTCATCCTACTTATTCTATGAAAAAGTACTCCGAAGTCAAACAATGGCCAACGATAGATCAGCTTCAAAAGTTCCATCAAATCATTTTGCCTTGGTCTTATATTAATGAGCTTCCTGAGAAGTTGGAGTGCCCAGAGTTGAGGCTACTTCTACTTCATAATATAGGCGACAATTTGAAAGTCTCTGATGAGTTTTTCTCTGGGATGAGAGCTTTAACGGTTCTAGATTTGTATGGAATGATGTTAACCCCTTCCCCAGCTCCATCTCTCTCTTTCTTGACAAACCTTCAAACATTGATTCTGGCGGGATGTGAGTTAGAAGACATATCAATAGTTTTGGAACTGAAAAGTTTAGAGATTCTTAGCCTTGAAAGATCTGTAATTATACAGCTCCCAGAAGAAATAGGACAACTATCTAATCTTCGAATGTTGAATTTAACCAACTGCTCTAGGTTGAGATTCATTCCTGCAAATCTTATTTCAAGCTTAACATGCTTAGAAGAGTTGTACATGGGAAATTGCTTTATCCAATGGGATGTCAAGAGAAGCAAAGACGAAAGCAACAATGCAAGTCTAGAAGAGCTAAGTAATCTGTCTCATCTAAAAACTTTGGACATAATGATTCAAGATTCTTCAGTTTGGCCAAGGGACTTACATGTATTTGCAAAGCTTGAGAGATACAATATATTTATTGGTGATATGTGGAAATGGTCTTTGGAATGGGCTGGAGGTGCTTCTGAATCTTCAAGAACACTTAAACTGGCAGAGAGTAAGAGTACAAGCATTCTTTCGGATTATGGATTTAACTTATTGTTGAAATCAGCGGAGGATTTGTGTCTAGCTCAATTACAACGTGCTAGAGGTGTCCTTTACGAGTTGAACATGGAAGGTTTTCCCCAATTAATGCATTTGTGCATCGAAGACAGTTCTGAACTGGAGTGCATCGTTAATTCAATAGGTTGCTTTTATCCCTATCCTGcactccccaacttagagactTTAGCTCTTCAAAATCTGTTTAATCTGGAAGAAATATGTCATGGACCAATTCCAATTCAATCTTTTTCCAAGCTGAAATTTATTCAA GTTGTCCCAAACCTAAGGGAGCTTATTCTGAACGGAAGGGATGTTACTATGTTATGGAACAGTCAATTTAATCACAGGCCGATCTATACAGTAAAAGATCTTCGCTTGCGTTGTTTTCACAATGAGTCTGAAATATTTCCACACAGCTTCCTCCAAAGATTTATCAATCTTGAAAAACTTATGGTGACTTGCAGTTCCTTCACAGAAATTTTCTCAAGTGGAAGCTTTGACCTTGGACATTCggaaacaacaatgaagttGAAAAAATTAGTACTTGTTGAATTACATAACCTTGAGTTTATATGTGGAGACAATTCTGATATGCAGTTTGCTGtttga
- the LOC25487104 gene encoding probable disease resistance protein At4g27220 — translation MDVVMGVIINFATKTAEFTVEAIRRQFDYKGNLTKMTTDVQHLEGIKDILQHNVDEARRNGEEIENIVQNWLNTVDNTVADANEIIDSEGHAKAQCSMRHFPNLCTRHQLSKKMIKMMQTISEIVAKGSFDKISYRAASQITVTPFGRGYEALESRTSMLNEIILALKDPSIFIVGVYGMGGVGKTTLMKELSWKAKNDGSFGTIVMATITSLPNLETIRRQIAEALDFKFKKKTEEGKARELRDRITKEKRILVILDDIWGRLDLTELGVPFGNDHKGCKLVVTSRDLNVLICEMGTQKEFRLEVLLEEDSWKLFEKMAGDVVHEFNIKPIAIKVAKCCAGLPLLIVTTAKALRKKQVSNWKDALNELQRFDQEGLNKKVYSTLELSYNCLESEELKLLFLLIGSFGLDYLYTGPLLVCYWGLGLFRHSHKFADARIRFNRLINDLKASSLLLESEFDRVRIHDYVRDMAKSIACRTRPTYGVKRYTKVNQWPGMDELQKCHQIILPWSFIYKLPEKLKCPELKLLQLQNIGDYLKVPDDFFSGMIELKVISLYGMMFAPSPPTSLCLLTKLQTLVLTGCVLEDISIVAELKSLEILRLERSDIKELPKEIGQLNNLRMLNITNCSALRFIPANLISSLTCLEELYMGNCFIQWDVKGSNDQSKNASLEELRSLSHLTALDIMTQDASVWPRDLLVFEKLERYNIYVGDMWKWSLDWSGNASEPNRILKLNDSRGSSILLDRGFNSLLNSAEDMCLAKIHCVRNVLYELNRGGFPQLKHLRLQDSTELQYIINSTGWVHPYPALLNLETLALQNLFNLEKICHGPIPIQSFVKLKSFEVKGCDKLKNLLRYSLVRDLPQLREIKIADCQMITEIISEVDKEIDKIIFPELCSLELESLPRLVSLCAPLTQCIHVPLIDQKVVMPHLELLKLSKINCEKLWDDKLLSHSRMQNLKSLKIDKCGSMRYAFSSSVARELVNLKSLKISNFQLLEDIFVCNSNDEDLLPMLETFEISHMEHLKSVWHNQLAPNSFCKLKQLKIQFCNKLSNIVPSNVLDKLQKLETMTVTDCPNLEVVFETQGLKADGGRQIRLDMQLKTLTLKNLPMLKHIWSGNPNESFKFQNIFQLKVIECKTLNHVLPLSMAKELQHLQEIYIEECGIEFIAAHDELADTYPILIFPELTSLSFRDLSQLRSFSHGLHTLDCPVLRHVDVLHCDKLVLFKPKSLNYQEIVPVDTVPLLSIEKFVPNTRELILNRKDVTMLCNGQLNDELIYRVTALRLRCFHDEADKFPSGFLQKFINLIKLKVTCSSFTYIFSSGSKCAGHSETTMKLRNLVLVQLDNLEFICEEKSEVQSVIQNIETLSVTRCSRLKNIIPSSALFENLEQLEVFNCGGLEYIMKSSTITNLPKLRKLCIDFCEKIEVIVASDDENDASELSFMKLGYLRLNNLPRLRSFCKGRHDFKFPLLRTLFVINCPMMETFSNGMLNAPKLIEVRVTPQDDRWNGDLNTTIKKIAVKRNSTDD, via the exons ATGGATGTTGTCATGGGAGTTATTATTAACTTTGCTACTAAAACTGCTGAATTTACGGTTGAAGCTATTCGTCGTCAATTTGATTACAAGGGCAACCTTACCAAGATGACAACTGATGTCCAACATTTGGAGGGAATAAAAGACATTTTGCAACACAATGTTGATGAGGCCAGAAGGAACGGGGAAGAGATTGAAAATATTGTCCAGAATTGGTTGAACACAGTGGACAACACTGTTGCAGATGCAAATGAAATTATTGACAGTGAAGGCCATGCAAAAGCTCAATGTTCTATGAGACATTTTCCCAATTTGTGCACAAGGCACCAGCTAAGTAAGAAGATGATAAAGATGATGCAAACGATTTCTGAAATCGTAGCAAAAGGAAGTTTTGATAAAATTTCCTACCGTGCTGCTTCTCAAATTACAGTTACGCCGTTCGGTAGAGGTTATGAGGCCCTTGAATCCAGAACATCAATGTTAAATGAAATTATACTGGCATTGAAGGATCCTAGCATCTTCATTGTTGGGGTGTATGGAATGGGTGGTGTGGGGAAGACAACACTGATGAAAGAGTTATCTTGGAAAGCGAAGAATGATGGGTCATTTGGTACTATTGTTATGGCTACTATAACAAGTTTACCAAATCTTGAAACAATTCGACGTCAAATTGCTGAAGCCTTGGATTTCaagtttaaaaagaaaacagaagAAGGAAAGGCAAGAGAATTACGTGATAGGATAACCAAGGAGAAGCGTATTCTTGTTATTTTGGATGACATTTGGGGGAGACTTGATTTGACAGAACTAGGGGTTCCTTTTGGTAATGATCACAAAGGATGCAAATTGGTGGTGACATCCAGAGATCTTAATGTGTTGATTTGTGAGATGGGCACTCAAAAAGAATTTAGACTTGAAGTTTTACTTGAGGAGGATAGCTGGAAATTGTTTGAGAAGATGGCAGGTGATGTTGTTCACGAATTCAATATAAAACCAATTGCGATAAAGGTTGCCAAATGTTGTGCTGGTTTGCCCCTTTTGATAGTCACTACGGCAAAGGCTTTGAGGAAAAAACAAGTCTCTAATTGGAAGGATGCCTTAAATGAATTACAGAGATTTGATCAAGAAGGGTTGAATAAGAAAGTTTACTCTACTCTGGAATTGAGTTATAATTGTTTAGAGAGTGAAGAACTGAAGttgctattcttattaattgGTTCCTTTGGACTGGATTACCTCTACACTGGACCACTTTTAGTATGTTATTGGGGGTTGGGCTTATTTAGACATTCTCACAAATTTGCAGATGCAAGAATCAGATTCAACAGATTAATAAATGACCTTAAGGCATCTTCATTGTTACTTGAGTCTGAATTTGATCGGGTTAGAATTCATGATTATGTAAGAGATATGGCTAAATCAATTGCATGTAGGACTCGACCAACCTATGGGGTGAAAAGGTACACTAAAGTAAATCAATGGCCTGGGATGGATGAGCTTCAAAAATGCCATCAGATCATCCTTCCTTGGTCTTTTATTTACAAGCTTCCTGAGAAGTTGAAGTGCCCAGAGTTGAAGCTACTGCAGCTTCAGAATATAGGAGATTATTTGAAAGTCCCCGATGACTTCTTCTCTGGGATGATAGAGCTAAAGGTCATTAGTTTATATGGAATGATGTTTGCCCCGTCTCCACCAACTTCACTATGTCTCTTGACAAAACTCCAAACATTGGTTCTTACAGGATGTGTGTTAGAAGACATATCAATAGTTGCAGAGTTGAAAAGTTTAGAGATTCTCAGGCTTGAAAGATCTGATATTAAAGAGCTCCCAAAAGAAATAGGACAACTAAATAATCTTCGAATGTTGAATATAACCAACTGTTCTGCATTGAGATTCATTCCTGCAAATCTTATTTCCAGCTTAACGTGCTTGGAAGAGTTGTACATGGGGAATTGCTTTATTCAATGGGATGTCAAGGGAAGCAACGATCAAAGCAAAAATGCAAGTCTAGAAGAGCTAAGGAGTTTGTCTCATCTAACCGCTTTGGACATAATGACTCAAGATGCTTCAGTTTGGCCTAGGGACTTGCTAGTCTTTGAAAAGCTTGAAAGATACAACATATATGTTGGTGATATGTGGAAATGGTCTTTGGACTGGTCTGGAAATGCATCTGAACCTAACAGGATACTTAAGCTCAACGACAGTAGGGGTTCAAGCATTCTTTTGGATCGTGGATTTAACTCCTTGTTGAATTCAGCCGAGGACATGTGTCTTGCCAAAATACATTGTGTTAGAAATGTTCTTTATGAGCTGAATAGGGGAGGTTTTCCTCAATTAAAACATTTGCGCCTTCAAGACAGCACTGAACTTCAGTACATCATTAATTCAACGGGGTGGGTTCATCCCTATCCTGCTTTACTCAACTTAGAGACTTTGGCTCTTCAAAATCTGTTTAATCTGGAAAAAATATGCCATGGGCCAATTCCAATTCAATCTTTTGTCAAACTAAAATCTTTTGAAGTCAAAGGTTGTGACAAATTGAAGAATCTGTTGCGGTATTCCCTTGTTAGAGACCTTCCTCAACTTCGTGAAATAAAAATTGCTGATTGCCAAATGATTACAGAAATCATATCTGAGGTGGATAAAGAAATTGACAAGATTATATTCCCTGAGTTGTGTTCTCTTGAACTTGAAAGTTTGCCTCGTCTCGTTAGTTTATGTGCGCCATTGACGCAGTGCATACATGTGCCACTAATTGATCAAAAG GTTGTGATGCCCCACCTTGAACTATTGAAGTTGTCTAAGATCAATTGTGAGAAACTGTGGGATGACAAACTTCTGAGTCATTCTCGCATGCAAAACTTGAAGAGTTTGAAAATTGACAAATGTGGTAGCATGAGATACGCATTCTCATCCTCAGTTGCTAGAGAACTTGTAAACCTGAAATCTCTTAAGATTAGTAATTTCCAATTGTTGGAGGACATATTTGTCTGCAACTCTAATGACGAG GATCTACTTCCAATGTTAGAGACATTTGAAATCTCCCACATGGAACACTTGAAGTCAGTATGGCACAATCAACTAGCCCCAAATTCCTTCTGCAAATTGAAGCAACTGAAAATTCAATTCTGCAATAAATTATCAAATATAGTTCCATCTAATGTTCTTGATAAATTACAGAAGCTGGAGACAATGACTGTAACAGATTGTCCTAATCTGGAAGTTGTGTTCGAAACACAAGGTCTAAAAGCAGATGGTGGTAGACAGATAAGGCTGGATATGCAATTGAAAACTCTCACTTTGAAAAATTTACCGATGTTAAAACACATATGGAGTGGGAATCCTAATGAAAGCTTCAAGTTTCAAAACATCTTCCAATTGAAAGTTATTGAATGTAAAACCCTTAATCATGTCCTTCCTCTCTCTATGGCTAAAGAGCTTCAGCATCTCCAAGAAATTTATATTGAAGAATGTGGCATAGAGTTTATTGCAGCACATGATGAATTGGCTGACACATATCCGATACTTATTTTCCCAGAATTAACATCTTTGAGTTTTCGAGATTTGTCACAACTTAGAAGCTTCTCTCATGGATTACATACCTTGGATTGTCCTGTTTTAAGACATGTGGATGTGCTTCATTGTGACAAGCTTGTTCTATTCAAGCCAAAGTCTCTAAATTACCAAGAAATTGTTCCAGTTGATACAGTACCCCTTCTCTCAATCGAAAAG TTTGTCCCCAACACAAGGGAGCTTATTCTGAACAGAAAGGATGTCACCATGTTATGCAATGGTCAACTTAATGATGAGCTTATCTACAGAGTAACAGCTCTTCGCCTGCGATGTTTCCATGATGAGGCTGACAAATTTCCATCTGGTTTCCTCCAAAAGTTTATCAATCTCATAAAGCTTAAGGTGACATGTAGTTCCTTCACATACATTTTCTCGAGTGGAAGCAAATGCGCTGGACATTCTGAAACAACTATGAAGTTGAGAAATTTAGTACTTGTTCAGTTAGATAACCTCGAGTTTATATGTGAAGAGAAATCTGAGGTGCAATCAGTTATTCAAAATATTGAAACTTTGAGTGTAACTAGATGTTCTAGGCTGAAGAACATCATTCCATCCTCGGCTttgtttgagaatttagagCAGTTGGAAGTGTTTAATTGTGGTGGACTGGAATATATTAtgaaatcatcaacaattacCAATTTACCAAAACTTCGAAAATTATGCATAGATTTTTGTGAAAAGATAGAAGTAATCGTTGCAAGTGACGATGAGAATGATGCTTCGGAGTTATCATTTATGAAATTGGGGTATCTGCGATTGAATAACTTACCAAGGCTAAGAAGTTTTTGTAAAGGAAGACATGACTTCAAATTTCCACTATTGAGGACGTTATTTGTAATAAACTGTCCCATGATGGAAACTTTCTCAAATGGTATGTTGAACGCACCAAAGCTCATAGAAGTACGTGTAACACCGCAAGATGATCGTTGGAATGGTGACCTTAAcactactataaaaaaaattgcagtgAAAAGG AACTCTACGGATGATTAG